In Flavobacterium gelatinilyticum, a genomic segment contains:
- the lpdA gene encoding dihydrolipoyl dehydrogenase has protein sequence MKYDVIVLGSGPGGYVTAIRASQLGFKVAVVEKENLGGVCLNWGCIPTKALLKSAQVFDYLKHASDYGLKVSEFDKDFPAVIQRSRGVAEGMSKGVQFLMKKNKIDVIEGFGKLKPGKKLDVTDKDNKVTEYSADHIIIATGARSRELPNLPQDGKKVIGYRQAMTLPEQPKSMIIVGSGAIGVEFAHFYNSMGTEVTIVEFMPNIVPVEDEDISKQMERSMKKAGVKIMTNSSVEKIDTTGNGVKATVKTAKGEEILEADIVLSAVGIKTNIENIGLEEVGIAVDRDKILVNAYNQTNIPGYYAIGDVTPGQALAHVASAEGINCVEKIKGLHVDPIDYGNIPGCTYATPEIASVGLTEKQAKEKGYELKIGKFPFSASGKAKAAGAADGFVKVIFDAKYGEWLGCHMIGAGVTDMIAEAVVARKLETTGHEILKAVHPHPTMSEAVMEAVADAYGEVIHL, from the coding sequence ATGAAATACGACGTTATTGTTTTAGGAAGTGGTCCTGGAGGATATGTAACAGCGATTAGAGCATCTCAATTAGGCTTTAAAGTAGCTGTAGTAGAAAAAGAAAATCTTGGTGGAGTTTGCCTTAACTGGGGATGTATCCCAACAAAAGCATTATTAAAATCTGCTCAGGTTTTTGATTATTTAAAACACGCTTCTGATTACGGATTAAAAGTTTCTGAATTCGATAAAGATTTTCCAGCAGTTATTCAACGCAGCCGTGGTGTAGCAGAAGGAATGAGCAAAGGAGTTCAGTTCTTAATGAAAAAAAACAAAATTGACGTTATCGAAGGTTTTGGAAAACTAAAACCAGGAAAAAAACTTGACGTTACTGATAAAGACAATAAAGTTACAGAATACAGCGCTGATCACATCATCATCGCAACCGGAGCACGTTCCCGCGAACTTCCAAACTTACCTCAGGATGGTAAAAAAGTAATTGGATACCGTCAGGCAATGACTTTGCCGGAGCAGCCAAAATCTATGATTATTGTAGGTTCTGGAGCAATTGGAGTTGAGTTCGCTCACTTCTACAACTCAATGGGAACAGAAGTTACTATTGTAGAATTTATGCCAAACATCGTTCCTGTTGAAGACGAAGATATCTCTAAACAAATGGAACGTTCTATGAAGAAAGCTGGTGTAAAAATCATGACAAACTCTTCTGTAGAAAAAATTGATACTACTGGAAACGGAGTAAAAGCAACTGTAAAAACAGCAAAAGGAGAAGAAATTCTTGAAGCTGATATCGTACTTTCGGCAGTTGGAATCAAAACAAACATCGAAAATATTGGTTTAGAAGAAGTTGGAATTGCTGTTGACAGAGATAAAATCTTAGTAAACGCTTACAACCAAACTAATATTCCTGGATACTACGCAATTGGAGACGTAACTCCTGGTCAGGCTTTGGCTCACGTTGCCTCTGCTGAAGGAATCAACTGCGTTGAAAAAATCAAAGGTTTACACGTAGACCCAATCGATTACGGAAACATTCCGGGTTGTACTTACGCAACTCCAGAAATCGCTTCTGTAGGTTTAACAGAAAAACAAGCTAAAGAAAAAGGTTACGAATTAAAAATTGGTAAATTCCCATTCTCAGCATCTGGAAAAGCAAAAGCTGCCGGAGCTGCTGACGGATTCGTAAAAGTAATCTTCGATGCTAAATACGGAGAATGGTTAGGATGCCACATGATTGGTGCTGGTGTTACAGATATGATTGCTGAAGCAGTTGTAGCCCGTAAACTAGAAACTACTGGTCACGAAATCTTAAAAGCAGTTCACCCTCACCCAACAATGAGCGAGGCTGTTATGGAAGCTGTTGCTGATGCTTACGGCGAAGTAATTCACTTGTAA
- a CDS encoding copper resistance protein NlpE — protein sequence MKTKILSLAFFVLILASCENKKTQKEETITQETQIISEDNSENSLDWPGTYKGTIPCADCEGIEQEIILNEDKTFSVKSTYLGKGKDNKFTETGTFSWDKTGSIITTVTKDKSSTISYKVGQNILIQLDNENKEITGPLAENYILKQVEVKHAE from the coding sequence ATGAAAACAAAAATTTTATCATTAGCCTTTTTTGTCCTTATTCTGGCAAGCTGCGAGAATAAAAAAACTCAAAAAGAAGAAACAATCACACAGGAAACACAAATAATAAGCGAAGATAATTCTGAAAACTCGCTAGATTGGCCAGGAACCTATAAAGGAACAATTCCGTGTGCAGATTGTGAAGGAATTGAACAAGAAATCATCTTAAATGAAGATAAAACTTTCTCAGTAAAATCTACTTACTTAGGAAAAGGAAAAGACAATAAATTTACCGAAACCGGAACTTTTAGCTGGGATAAAACCGGAAGTATAATTACTACAGTCACAAAAGATAAAAGTTCTACAATTTCGTATAAGGTTGGACAAAATATTTTGATACAATTAGACAATGAAAATAAAGAAATAACCGGGCCGCTTGCCGAAAATTACATTCTAAAACAAGTAGAAGTAAAACATGCAGAATAA